A single genomic interval of Helianthus annuus cultivar XRQ/B chromosome 13, HanXRQr2.0-SUNRISE, whole genome shotgun sequence harbors:
- the LOC110897964 gene encoding inactive poly [ADP-ribose] polymerase RCD1 isoform X2, whose product MSSKIVKVSANGRRIIVDPKRKIVTQCKAPVVGPIPNNRSVSARPPSNKLGKRKRANKCSSCSRKTILKNYSNFTRSGLPQRLLFSQDGDWVNFSQEVIDLVKEDFRSKKTSIEVKCNGCHFVLDILHMVQIDLKTGAEKPIAWIDDVGKCVFPEIYSSCHGNHDELDLAESSVTPEINLHLEIELNGLVNNKDEECVGESNVKRVKVDQPVEEKQKSDEYASPVCGASCGTVDVETARHMFMFGIGQDLKVDFLEVKKCSSSFMEAKLELFHKQVEFTQKLRGKANVQFGWFPVAGCAPPSGVLFYGHNGPKLGKYGYGVHLAAVQSAYSSAMLCDVDEKGIRHMMLCRVILGNAEVVHAGSKQFYPSDKCFDNGVDDLQNPNNYVIWNVNMNTHIFPECVVSFTVSPTIKGNPVGEESRPDMSRVTTAHDPHGPPVNQDSSSNKMEKVQSAGSSTPKEPKSPWMPFSMLFEAVSAKVAPNDMKLLHIFYESFRAKKMNREEFIKKLRSVVGDQILRSTISVLQNKIPNSASMSEAKEEMQQG is encoded by the exons ATGTCGTCGAAGATCGTGAAAGTGTCGGCAAATGGTCGTAGAATTATCGTTGATCCAAAGAGGAAAATCGTTACTCAATGCAAGGCTCCGGTAGTGGGTCCCATTCCCAACAACCGGTCCGTAAGTGCGAGACCACCATCGAACAAACTTGGAAAGAGAAAACGAGCGAATAAATGTTCTTCATGCTCAAGGAAAACCATACTGAAAAACTACTCAAATTTTACGAGGAGTGGTCTTCCGCAACGCTTGTTGTTCTCGCAAGATGGTGATTGGGTCAACTTTTCACAAGAGGTCATTGACTTGGTCAAAGAAGACTTCCGGTCCAAGAAAACGTCAATTGAAGTGAAGTGTAATGGCTGTCATTTCGTTCTAGACATTCTACATATGGTCCAAATTGATTTGAAAACCGGTGCCGAAAAGCCGATCGCTTGGATTGATGACGTGGGTAAATGCGTTTTTCCCGAAATATATTCCAGTTGTCACGGGAATCATGACGAGTTAGATCTTGCCGAATCTTCCGTAACCCCCGAAATTAATTTGCATTTGGAAATCGAGCTTAACGGATTAGTAAACAATAAAGATGAAGAATGTGTCGGTGAGTCAAACGTTAAACGCGTCAAAGTTGACCAGCCCGTTGAGGAGAAGCAAAAGAGTGATGAATATGCATCGCCAGTTTGTGGAGCTAGTTGTGGGACCGTGGATGTAGAAACCGCTAGACACATGTTTATGTTCGGTATCGGTCAAGATCTGAAAGTTGACTTTCTTGAAGTCAAGAAATGTTCTAGTAGCTTTATGGAAGCAAAACTCGAACTCTTCCACAAACAGGTTGAATTTACTCAAAAACTTCGTGGAAAAGCTAATGTGCAATTCGGTTGGTTTCCGGTTGCGGGATGCGCACCACCATCTGGCGTTTTGTTTTATGGGCATAACGGGCCGAAGCTCGGGAAGTACGGCTACGGTGTTCACCTTGCAGCCGTTCAGTCTGCTTATAGCAG TGCTATGCTATGTGATGTTGACGAAAAAGGGATACGGCATATGATGTTATGTCGTGTAATTTTGGGGAATGCGGAAGTTGTTCACGCAGGTTCAAAGCAGTTTTATCCAAGTGACAAATGCTTTGATAACGGAGTTGACGATCTTCAAAATCCTAATAATTATGTAATTTGGAACGTTAATATGAACACACACATATTCCCTGAATGTGTAGTCAGTTTCACGGTGTCTCCAACGATCAAAG GGAATCCAGTCGGTGAAGAAAGCAGGCCCGATATGTCAAGAGTCACTACAGCTCATGATCCACATGGACCACCCGTAAACCAAGATTCTTCTTCGAATAAAATGGAAAAGGTTCAAAGTGCTGGATCGAGCACACCAAAGGAGCCTAAATCGCCTTGGATGCCGTTCTCGATGTTGTTTGAAGCAGTCTCTGCTAAAGTGGCTCCGAATGATATGAAATTATTGCATATCTTCTATGAATCTTTTAGG GCCAAGAAAATGAACCGAGAAGAGTTCATAAAGAAACTGAGATCAGTTGTTGGGGATCAGATACTGCGGTCTACAATATCCGTCCTCCAGAACAAG ATACCGAATTCTGCAAGCATGTCGGAGGCTAAGGAGGAGATGCAACAAGGTTGA
- the LOC110897964 gene encoding inactive poly [ADP-ribose] polymerase RCD1 isoform X1: MSSKIVKVSANGRRIIVDPKRKIVTQCKAPVVGPIPNNRSVSARPPSNKLGKRKRANKCSSCSRKTILKNYSNFTRSGLPQRLLFSQDGDWVNFSQEVIDLVKEDFRSKKTSIEVKCNGCHFVLDILHMVQIDLKTGAEKPIAWIDDVGKCVFPEIYSSCHGNHDELDLAESSVTPEINLHLEIELNGLVNNKDEECVGESNVKRVKVDQPVEEKQKSDEYASPVCGASCGTVDVETARHMFMFGIGQDLKVDFLEVKKCSSSFMEAKLELFHKQVEFTQKLRGKANVQFGWFPVAGCAPPSGVLFYGHNGPKLGKYGYGVHLAAVQSAYSSAMLCDVDEKGIRHMMLCRVILGNAEVVHAGSKQFYPSDKCFDNGVDDLQNPNNYVIWNVNMNTHIFPECVVSFTVSPTIKGNPVGEESRPDMSRVTTAHDPHGPPVNQDSSSNKMEKVQSAGSSTPKEPKSPWMPFSMLFEAVSAKVAPNDMKLLHIFYESFRAKKMNREEFIKKLRSVVGDQILRSTISVLQNKKIPNSASMSEAKEEMQQG, from the exons ATGTCGTCGAAGATCGTGAAAGTGTCGGCAAATGGTCGTAGAATTATCGTTGATCCAAAGAGGAAAATCGTTACTCAATGCAAGGCTCCGGTAGTGGGTCCCATTCCCAACAACCGGTCCGTAAGTGCGAGACCACCATCGAACAAACTTGGAAAGAGAAAACGAGCGAATAAATGTTCTTCATGCTCAAGGAAAACCATACTGAAAAACTACTCAAATTTTACGAGGAGTGGTCTTCCGCAACGCTTGTTGTTCTCGCAAGATGGTGATTGGGTCAACTTTTCACAAGAGGTCATTGACTTGGTCAAAGAAGACTTCCGGTCCAAGAAAACGTCAATTGAAGTGAAGTGTAATGGCTGTCATTTCGTTCTAGACATTCTACATATGGTCCAAATTGATTTGAAAACCGGTGCCGAAAAGCCGATCGCTTGGATTGATGACGTGGGTAAATGCGTTTTTCCCGAAATATATTCCAGTTGTCACGGGAATCATGACGAGTTAGATCTTGCCGAATCTTCCGTAACCCCCGAAATTAATTTGCATTTGGAAATCGAGCTTAACGGATTAGTAAACAATAAAGATGAAGAATGTGTCGGTGAGTCAAACGTTAAACGCGTCAAAGTTGACCAGCCCGTTGAGGAGAAGCAAAAGAGTGATGAATATGCATCGCCAGTTTGTGGAGCTAGTTGTGGGACCGTGGATGTAGAAACCGCTAGACACATGTTTATGTTCGGTATCGGTCAAGATCTGAAAGTTGACTTTCTTGAAGTCAAGAAATGTTCTAGTAGCTTTATGGAAGCAAAACTCGAACTCTTCCACAAACAGGTTGAATTTACTCAAAAACTTCGTGGAAAAGCTAATGTGCAATTCGGTTGGTTTCCGGTTGCGGGATGCGCACCACCATCTGGCGTTTTGTTTTATGGGCATAACGGGCCGAAGCTCGGGAAGTACGGCTACGGTGTTCACCTTGCAGCCGTTCAGTCTGCTTATAGCAG TGCTATGCTATGTGATGTTGACGAAAAAGGGATACGGCATATGATGTTATGTCGTGTAATTTTGGGGAATGCGGAAGTTGTTCACGCAGGTTCAAAGCAGTTTTATCCAAGTGACAAATGCTTTGATAACGGAGTTGACGATCTTCAAAATCCTAATAATTATGTAATTTGGAACGTTAATATGAACACACACATATTCCCTGAATGTGTAGTCAGTTTCACGGTGTCTCCAACGATCAAAG GGAATCCAGTCGGTGAAGAAAGCAGGCCCGATATGTCAAGAGTCACTACAGCTCATGATCCACATGGACCACCCGTAAACCAAGATTCTTCTTCGAATAAAATGGAAAAGGTTCAAAGTGCTGGATCGAGCACACCAAAGGAGCCTAAATCGCCTTGGATGCCGTTCTCGATGTTGTTTGAAGCAGTCTCTGCTAAAGTGGCTCCGAATGATATGAAATTATTGCATATCTTCTATGAATCTTTTAGG GCCAAGAAAATGAACCGAGAAGAGTTCATAAAGAAACTGAGATCAGTTGTTGGGGATCAGATACTGCGGTCTACAATATCCGTCCTCCAGAACAAG AAGATACCGAATTCTGCAAGCATGTCGGAGGCTAAGGAGGAGATGCAACAAGGTTGA
- the LOC110900899 gene encoding uncharacterized protein LOC110900899 — MGEWSSSNFINMRRILRIFYLCSGLKINLHKSVLCGVGVEDEVIANVAESMGCKAGALPFTYLGIKVGANMNRVSNWEPVVTTFKRRLSKWKANTLSIAGRLTLIKSVLDSLPTYYFSLFKAPKKVVDVLEGLMRRFLWGGTEDV, encoded by the coding sequence ATGGGGGAGTGGTCGTCTTCCAATTTTATTAATATGAGGCGTATACTGCGTATTTTCTATTTATgctccgggttaaagatcaatctCCATAAATCAGTGCTCTGTGGTGTGGGTGTGGAAGACGAGGTTATAGCGAATGTGGCTGAGTCTATGGGGTGTAAAGCAGGCGCTCTTCCTTTCACGTATTTGGGTATCAAGGTTGGGGCAAACATGAATAGAGTCTCGAATTGGGAACCGGTGGTTACTACATTTAAACGAAGGTTATCTAAGTGGAAAGCTAATACTCTTTCGATTGCCGGGCGCCTTACGTTAATCAAGTCGGTTTTGGATAGTTTGCCTACgtattatttttctttatttaaGGCCCCTAAGAAGGTTGTAGATGTTTTAGAGGGATTGATGAGAAGGTTTTTATGGGGTGGGACGGAGGATGTGTGA